Proteins encoded by one window of Cannabis sativa cultivar Pink pepper isolate KNU-18-1 chromosome 4, ASM2916894v1, whole genome shotgun sequence:
- the LOC115714279 gene encoding OVARIAN TUMOR DOMAIN-containing deubiquitinating enzyme 7 isoform X6, with amino-acid sequence MRWGWTFRSKLCVWSFLGVKFCEQRCGPLCFKHIVGQSRYYKVVDMSWFCCGNEERLLRINMEEEIWIKKQGKQVDISQFRAQLDVLGLKIIQVTADGNCFFRALADQLEGNEEEHAKYRSMVVQYILRNREMFEPFIEDEVPFDDYCLNMEKDGTWAGHMELQAASLVTRSNICIHRSMSPRWYIRNFEDQCFHMVHLSYHDGEHYNSVRSKEDSCEGPARPITIKVDADLTKKSDQTKAAENKWKGGAGRNIIDAGSIKLVIAGTGCANAEKVEEVDGDVDAAIEFLVAEQGTEECSVRPDSLSNAADNSPCNGWGEDKQAIEVEKTYRQDVASSSNNLAHENISSLPDDKKISRNQLCPCGSKKKYKACCGTVSAKASNKFVISQTMDSRKGRRERKHGKKGASIKVVSACGPSGGPPDMGALCI; translated from the exons ATGAGATGGGGTTGGACTTTTCGAAGTAAGTTATGTGTATGGAGTTTTCTTGGTGTGAAATTTTGCGAACAAAGATGTGGCCCGCTTTGCTTTAAGCATATTGTTGGGCAATCAAGGTATTACAAAGTTGTGGATATGAGTTGGTTCTGTTGTGGAAATGAAGAGCGATTATTGAGGATTAATATGGAGGAGGAAATTTGG ATCAAAAAGCAGGGCAAACAAGTGGATATTTCACAGTTTCGTGCACAACTTGATGTGTTGGGcctaaaaataattcaagtgaCTGCAGATGGTAATTGTTTCTTCAG AGCTCTTGCTGATCAACTAGAAGGCAATGAAGAGGAGCATGCGAAATATCGCAGTATGGTGGTACAATATATTTTG AGGAATCGAGAAATGTTTGAGCCATTTATTGAGGATGAGGTCCCATTTGACGACTACTGCCTAAACATGGAGAAGGATGGTACTTGGGCTGGACATATGGAATTGCAAGCTGCTTCTCTTGTAACACGCAGTAACATATGCATTCACAGG AGTATGTCGCCTCGCTGGTACATAAGGAACTTTGAAGATCAATGTTTTCATATGGTTCATTT ATCATATCATGATGGTGAGCATTACAATAGCGTGCGATCGAAGGAAGATTCCTGTGAGGGACCAGCTAGACCTATCACAATTAAG GTTGATGCTGATCTTACCAAGAAATCTGATCAAACAAAAGCTGCGGAGAACAAGTGGAAAGGGGGAGCTGGCAGGAACATTATAGATGCTGGATCCATCAAATTGGTTATTGCTGGAACAGGTTGTGCTAATGCTGAAAAAGTTGAAGAG GTAGATGGTGATGTGGATGCTGCCATAGAGTTTTTGGTAGCAGAACAAGGAACAGAAGAGTGTTCAGTGCGACCTGATTCACTTTCCAATGCTGCAGATAATTCTCCTTGTAATGGCTG GGGTGAAGATAAACAAGCAATAGAAGTGGAGAAGACGTATAGACAGGATGTGGCTAGCAGTAGCAATAATCTTGCTCATGAAAACATTAGTTCCCTACCAGATGATAAG AAGATCTCTAGAAACCAGCTCTGTCCATGTGGTTCGAAAAAGAAGTATAAAGCTTGTTGTGGAACAGTCAGTGCGAAGGCCTCTAATAAGTTTGTAAT TAGTCAAACTATGGACTCTAGAAAGGGTAGAAGAGAGAGGAAGCATGGCAAGAAAGGAGCAAGCATAAAAGTTGTATCAGCCTGCGGCCCTAGTGGAGGGCCTCCTGACATGGGTGCACTCTGTATTTGA
- the LOC115714279 gene encoding OVARIAN TUMOR DOMAIN-containing deubiquitinating enzyme 7 isoform X11, translating into MVKTKHQKSKPKRQTHIKKQGKQVDISQFRAQLDVLGLKIIQVTADGNCFFRALADQLEGNEEEHAKYRSMVVQYILRNREMFEPFIEDEVPFDDYCLNMEKDGTWAGHMELQAASLVTRSNICIHRSMSPRWYIRNFEDQCFHMVHLSYHDGEHYNSVRSKEDSCEGPARPITIKVDADLTKKSDQTKAAENKWKGGAGRNIIDAGSIKLVIAGTGCANAEKVEEVDGDVDAAIEFLVAEQGTEECSVRPDSLSNAADNSPCNGWGEDKQAIEVEKTYRQDVASSSNNLAHENISSLPDDKKISRNQLCPCGSKKKYKACCGTVSAKASNKFVISQTMDSRKGRRERKHGKKGASIKVVSACGPSGGPPDMGALCI; encoded by the exons ATGGTTAAGACGAAGCATCAAAAGTCCAAACCCAAGAGGCAAACTCAC ATCAAAAAGCAGGGCAAACAAGTGGATATTTCACAGTTTCGTGCACAACTTGATGTGTTGGGcctaaaaataattcaagtgaCTGCAGATGGTAATTGTTTCTTCAG AGCTCTTGCTGATCAACTAGAAGGCAATGAAGAGGAGCATGCGAAATATCGCAGTATGGTGGTACAATATATTTTG AGGAATCGAGAAATGTTTGAGCCATTTATTGAGGATGAGGTCCCATTTGACGACTACTGCCTAAACATGGAGAAGGATGGTACTTGGGCTGGACATATGGAATTGCAAGCTGCTTCTCTTGTAACACGCAGTAACATATGCATTCACAGG AGTATGTCGCCTCGCTGGTACATAAGGAACTTTGAAGATCAATGTTTTCATATGGTTCATTT ATCATATCATGATGGTGAGCATTACAATAGCGTGCGATCGAAGGAAGATTCCTGTGAGGGACCAGCTAGACCTATCACAATTAAG GTTGATGCTGATCTTACCAAGAAATCTGATCAAACAAAAGCTGCGGAGAACAAGTGGAAAGGGGGAGCTGGCAGGAACATTATAGATGCTGGATCCATCAAATTGGTTATTGCTGGAACAGGTTGTGCTAATGCTGAAAAAGTTGAAGAG GTAGATGGTGATGTGGATGCTGCCATAGAGTTTTTGGTAGCAGAACAAGGAACAGAAGAGTGTTCAGTGCGACCTGATTCACTTTCCAATGCTGCAGATAATTCTCCTTGTAATGGCTG GGGTGAAGATAAACAAGCAATAGAAGTGGAGAAGACGTATAGACAGGATGTGGCTAGCAGTAGCAATAATCTTGCTCATGAAAACATTAGTTCCCTACCAGATGATAAG AAGATCTCTAGAAACCAGCTCTGTCCATGTGGTTCGAAAAAGAAGTATAAAGCTTGTTGTGGAACAGTCAGTGCGAAGGCCTCTAATAAGTTTGTAAT TAGTCAAACTATGGACTCTAGAAAGGGTAGAAGAGAGAGGAAGCATGGCAAGAAAGGAGCAAGCATAAAAGTTGTATCAGCCTGCGGCCCTAGTGGAGGGCCTCCTGACATGGGTGCACTCTGTATTTGA
- the LOC115714279 gene encoding OVARIAN TUMOR DOMAIN-containing deubiquitinating enzyme 7 isoform X7 → MVKTKHQKSKPKRQTHIKKQGKQVDISQFRAQLDVLGLKIIQVTADGNCFFRALADQLEGNEEEHAKYRSMVVQYILRNREMFEPFIEDEVPFDDYCLNMEKDGTWAGHMELQAASLVTRSNICIHRSMSPRWYIRNFEDQCFHMVHLSYHDGEHYNSVRSKEDSCEGPARPITIKVDADLTKKSDQTKAAENKWKGGAGRNIIDAGSIKLVIAGTGCANAEKVEEVLLQVDGDVDAAIEFLVAEQGTEECSVRPDSLSNAADNSPCNGCGDDRGEDKQAIEVEKTYRQDVASSSNNLAHENISSLPDDKKISRNQLCPCGSKKKYKACCGTVSAKASNKFVISQTMDSRKGRRERKHGKKGASIKVVSACGPSGGPPDMGALCI, encoded by the exons ATGGTTAAGACGAAGCATCAAAAGTCCAAACCCAAGAGGCAAACTCAC ATCAAAAAGCAGGGCAAACAAGTGGATATTTCACAGTTTCGTGCACAACTTGATGTGTTGGGcctaaaaataattcaagtgaCTGCAGATGGTAATTGTTTCTTCAG AGCTCTTGCTGATCAACTAGAAGGCAATGAAGAGGAGCATGCGAAATATCGCAGTATGGTGGTACAATATATTTTG AGGAATCGAGAAATGTTTGAGCCATTTATTGAGGATGAGGTCCCATTTGACGACTACTGCCTAAACATGGAGAAGGATGGTACTTGGGCTGGACATATGGAATTGCAAGCTGCTTCTCTTGTAACACGCAGTAACATATGCATTCACAGG AGTATGTCGCCTCGCTGGTACATAAGGAACTTTGAAGATCAATGTTTTCATATGGTTCATTT ATCATATCATGATGGTGAGCATTACAATAGCGTGCGATCGAAGGAAGATTCCTGTGAGGGACCAGCTAGACCTATCACAATTAAG GTTGATGCTGATCTTACCAAGAAATCTGATCAAACAAAAGCTGCGGAGAACAAGTGGAAAGGGGGAGCTGGCAGGAACATTATAGATGCTGGATCCATCAAATTGGTTATTGCTGGAACAGGTTGTGCTAATGCTGAAAAAGTTGAAGAG GTTTTACTACAGGTAGATGGTGATGTGGATGCTGCCATAGAGTTTTTGGTAGCAGAACAAGGAACAGAAGAGTGTTCAGTGCGACCTGATTCACTTTCCAATGCTGCAGATAATTCTCCTTGTAATGGCTG CGGTGATGACAGGGGTGAAGATAAACAAGCAATAGAAGTGGAGAAGACGTATAGACAGGATGTGGCTAGCAGTAGCAATAATCTTGCTCATGAAAACATTAGTTCCCTACCAGATGATAAG AAGATCTCTAGAAACCAGCTCTGTCCATGTGGTTCGAAAAAGAAGTATAAAGCTTGTTGTGGAACAGTCAGTGCGAAGGCCTCTAATAAGTTTGTAAT TAGTCAAACTATGGACTCTAGAAAGGGTAGAAGAGAGAGGAAGCATGGCAAGAAAGGAGCAAGCATAAAAGTTGTATCAGCCTGCGGCCCTAGTGGAGGGCCTCCTGACATGGGTGCACTCTGTATTTGA
- the LOC115714279 gene encoding OVARIAN TUMOR DOMAIN-containing deubiquitinating enzyme 7 isoform X3, which yields MRWGWTFRSKLCVWSFLGVKFCEQRCGPLCFKHIVGQSRYYKVVDMSWFCCGNEERLLRINMEEEIWIKKQGKQVDISQFRAQLDVLGLKIIQVTADGNCFFRALADQLEGNEEEHAKYRSMVVQYILRNREMFEPFIEDEVPFDDYCLNMEKDGTWAGHMELQAASLVTRSNICIHRSMSPRWYIRNFEDQCFHMVHLSYHDGEHYNSVRSKEDSCEGPARPITIKVDADLTKKSDQTKAAENKWKGGAGRNIIDAGSIKLVIAGTGCANAEKVEEVLLQVDGDVDAAIEFLVAEQGTEECSVRPDSLSNAADNSPCNGWGEDKQAIEVEKTYRQDVASSSNNLAHENISSLPDDKKISRNQLCPCGSKKKYKACCGTVSAKASNKFVISQTMDSRKGRRERKHGKKGASIKVVSACGPSGGPPDMGALCI from the exons ATGAGATGGGGTTGGACTTTTCGAAGTAAGTTATGTGTATGGAGTTTTCTTGGTGTGAAATTTTGCGAACAAAGATGTGGCCCGCTTTGCTTTAAGCATATTGTTGGGCAATCAAGGTATTACAAAGTTGTGGATATGAGTTGGTTCTGTTGTGGAAATGAAGAGCGATTATTGAGGATTAATATGGAGGAGGAAATTTGG ATCAAAAAGCAGGGCAAACAAGTGGATATTTCACAGTTTCGTGCACAACTTGATGTGTTGGGcctaaaaataattcaagtgaCTGCAGATGGTAATTGTTTCTTCAG AGCTCTTGCTGATCAACTAGAAGGCAATGAAGAGGAGCATGCGAAATATCGCAGTATGGTGGTACAATATATTTTG AGGAATCGAGAAATGTTTGAGCCATTTATTGAGGATGAGGTCCCATTTGACGACTACTGCCTAAACATGGAGAAGGATGGTACTTGGGCTGGACATATGGAATTGCAAGCTGCTTCTCTTGTAACACGCAGTAACATATGCATTCACAGG AGTATGTCGCCTCGCTGGTACATAAGGAACTTTGAAGATCAATGTTTTCATATGGTTCATTT ATCATATCATGATGGTGAGCATTACAATAGCGTGCGATCGAAGGAAGATTCCTGTGAGGGACCAGCTAGACCTATCACAATTAAG GTTGATGCTGATCTTACCAAGAAATCTGATCAAACAAAAGCTGCGGAGAACAAGTGGAAAGGGGGAGCTGGCAGGAACATTATAGATGCTGGATCCATCAAATTGGTTATTGCTGGAACAGGTTGTGCTAATGCTGAAAAAGTTGAAGAG GTTTTACTACAGGTAGATGGTGATGTGGATGCTGCCATAGAGTTTTTGGTAGCAGAACAAGGAACAGAAGAGTGTTCAGTGCGACCTGATTCACTTTCCAATGCTGCAGATAATTCTCCTTGTAATGGCTG GGGTGAAGATAAACAAGCAATAGAAGTGGAGAAGACGTATAGACAGGATGTGGCTAGCAGTAGCAATAATCTTGCTCATGAAAACATTAGTTCCCTACCAGATGATAAG AAGATCTCTAGAAACCAGCTCTGTCCATGTGGTTCGAAAAAGAAGTATAAAGCTTGTTGTGGAACAGTCAGTGCGAAGGCCTCTAATAAGTTTGTAAT TAGTCAAACTATGGACTCTAGAAAGGGTAGAAGAGAGAGGAAGCATGGCAAGAAAGGAGCAAGCATAAAAGTTGTATCAGCCTGCGGCCCTAGTGGAGGGCCTCCTGACATGGGTGCACTCTGTATTTGA
- the LOC115714279 gene encoding OVARIAN TUMOR DOMAIN-containing deubiquitinating enzyme 7 isoform X8 gives MVKTKHQKSKPKRQTHIKKQGKQVDISQFRAQLDVLGLKIIQVTADGNCFFRALADQLEGNEEEHAKYRSMVVQYILRNREMFEPFIEDEVPFDDYCLNMEKDGTWAGHMELQAASLVTRSNICIHRSMSPRWYIRNFEDQCFHMVHLSYHDGEHYNSVRSKEDSCEGPARPITIKVDADLTKKSDQTKAAENKWKGGAGRNIIDAGSIKLVIAGTGCANAEKVEEVLLQVDGDVDAAIEFLVAEQGTEECSVRPDSLSNAADNSPCNGWGEDKQAIEVEKTYRQDVASSSNNLAHENISSLPDDKKISRNQLCPCGSKKKYKACCGTVSAKASNKFVISQTMDSRKGRRERKHGKKGASIKVVSACGPSGGPPDMGALCI, from the exons ATGGTTAAGACGAAGCATCAAAAGTCCAAACCCAAGAGGCAAACTCAC ATCAAAAAGCAGGGCAAACAAGTGGATATTTCACAGTTTCGTGCACAACTTGATGTGTTGGGcctaaaaataattcaagtgaCTGCAGATGGTAATTGTTTCTTCAG AGCTCTTGCTGATCAACTAGAAGGCAATGAAGAGGAGCATGCGAAATATCGCAGTATGGTGGTACAATATATTTTG AGGAATCGAGAAATGTTTGAGCCATTTATTGAGGATGAGGTCCCATTTGACGACTACTGCCTAAACATGGAGAAGGATGGTACTTGGGCTGGACATATGGAATTGCAAGCTGCTTCTCTTGTAACACGCAGTAACATATGCATTCACAGG AGTATGTCGCCTCGCTGGTACATAAGGAACTTTGAAGATCAATGTTTTCATATGGTTCATTT ATCATATCATGATGGTGAGCATTACAATAGCGTGCGATCGAAGGAAGATTCCTGTGAGGGACCAGCTAGACCTATCACAATTAAG GTTGATGCTGATCTTACCAAGAAATCTGATCAAACAAAAGCTGCGGAGAACAAGTGGAAAGGGGGAGCTGGCAGGAACATTATAGATGCTGGATCCATCAAATTGGTTATTGCTGGAACAGGTTGTGCTAATGCTGAAAAAGTTGAAGAG GTTTTACTACAGGTAGATGGTGATGTGGATGCTGCCATAGAGTTTTTGGTAGCAGAACAAGGAACAGAAGAGTGTTCAGTGCGACCTGATTCACTTTCCAATGCTGCAGATAATTCTCCTTGTAATGGCTG GGGTGAAGATAAACAAGCAATAGAAGTGGAGAAGACGTATAGACAGGATGTGGCTAGCAGTAGCAATAATCTTGCTCATGAAAACATTAGTTCCCTACCAGATGATAAG AAGATCTCTAGAAACCAGCTCTGTCCATGTGGTTCGAAAAAGAAGTATAAAGCTTGTTGTGGAACAGTCAGTGCGAAGGCCTCTAATAAGTTTGTAAT TAGTCAAACTATGGACTCTAGAAAGGGTAGAAGAGAGAGGAAGCATGGCAAGAAAGGAGCAAGCATAAAAGTTGTATCAGCCTGCGGCCCTAGTGGAGGGCCTCCTGACATGGGTGCACTCTGTATTTGA
- the LOC115714279 gene encoding OVARIAN TUMOR DOMAIN-containing deubiquitinating enzyme 7 isoform X9, with the protein MVKTKHQKSKPKRQTHIKKQGKQVDISQFRAQLDVLGLKIIQVTADGNCFFRALADQLEGNEEEHAKYRSMVVQYILRNREMFEPFIEDEVPFDDYCLNMEKDGTWAGHMELQAASLVTRSNICIHRSMSPRWYIRNFEDQCFHMVHLSYHDGEHYNSVRSKEDSCEGPARPITIKVDADLTKKSDQTKAAENKWKGGAGRNIIDAGSIKLVIAGTGCANAEKVEEVDGDVDAAIEFLVAEQGTEECSVRPDSLSNAADNSPCNGCGDDRGEDKQAIEVEKTYRQDVASSSNNLAHENISSLPDDKKISRNQLCPCGSKKKYKACCGTVSAKASNKFVISQTMDSRKGRRERKHGKKGASIKVVSACGPSGGPPDMGALCI; encoded by the exons ATGGTTAAGACGAAGCATCAAAAGTCCAAACCCAAGAGGCAAACTCAC ATCAAAAAGCAGGGCAAACAAGTGGATATTTCACAGTTTCGTGCACAACTTGATGTGTTGGGcctaaaaataattcaagtgaCTGCAGATGGTAATTGTTTCTTCAG AGCTCTTGCTGATCAACTAGAAGGCAATGAAGAGGAGCATGCGAAATATCGCAGTATGGTGGTACAATATATTTTG AGGAATCGAGAAATGTTTGAGCCATTTATTGAGGATGAGGTCCCATTTGACGACTACTGCCTAAACATGGAGAAGGATGGTACTTGGGCTGGACATATGGAATTGCAAGCTGCTTCTCTTGTAACACGCAGTAACATATGCATTCACAGG AGTATGTCGCCTCGCTGGTACATAAGGAACTTTGAAGATCAATGTTTTCATATGGTTCATTT ATCATATCATGATGGTGAGCATTACAATAGCGTGCGATCGAAGGAAGATTCCTGTGAGGGACCAGCTAGACCTATCACAATTAAG GTTGATGCTGATCTTACCAAGAAATCTGATCAAACAAAAGCTGCGGAGAACAAGTGGAAAGGGGGAGCTGGCAGGAACATTATAGATGCTGGATCCATCAAATTGGTTATTGCTGGAACAGGTTGTGCTAATGCTGAAAAAGTTGAAGAG GTAGATGGTGATGTGGATGCTGCCATAGAGTTTTTGGTAGCAGAACAAGGAACAGAAGAGTGTTCAGTGCGACCTGATTCACTTTCCAATGCTGCAGATAATTCTCCTTGTAATGGCTG CGGTGATGACAGGGGTGAAGATAAACAAGCAATAGAAGTGGAGAAGACGTATAGACAGGATGTGGCTAGCAGTAGCAATAATCTTGCTCATGAAAACATTAGTTCCCTACCAGATGATAAG AAGATCTCTAGAAACCAGCTCTGTCCATGTGGTTCGAAAAAGAAGTATAAAGCTTGTTGTGGAACAGTCAGTGCGAAGGCCTCTAATAAGTTTGTAAT TAGTCAAACTATGGACTCTAGAAAGGGTAGAAGAGAGAGGAAGCATGGCAAGAAAGGAGCAAGCATAAAAGTTGTATCAGCCTGCGGCCCTAGTGGAGGGCCTCCTGACATGGGTGCACTCTGTATTTGA
- the LOC115714279 gene encoding OVARIAN TUMOR DOMAIN-containing deubiquitinating enzyme 7 isoform X10, which produces MVKTKHQKSKPKRQTHIKKQGKQVDISQFRAQLDVLGLKIIQVTADGNCFFRALADQLEGNEEEHAKYRSMVVQYILRNREMFEPFIEDEVPFDDYCLNMEKDGTWAGHMELQAASLVTRSNICIHRSMSPRWYIRNFEDQCFHMVHLSYHDGEHYNSVRSKEDSCEGPARPITIKVDADLTKKSDQTKAAENKWKGGAGRNIIDAGSIKLVIAGTGCANAEKVEEVLLQVDGDVDAAIEFLVAEQGTEECSVRPDSLSNAADNSPCNGWGEDKQAIEVEKTYRQDVASSSNNLAHENISSLPDDKISRNQLCPCGSKKKYKACCGTVSAKASNKFVISQTMDSRKGRRERKHGKKGASIKVVSACGPSGGPPDMGALCI; this is translated from the exons ATGGTTAAGACGAAGCATCAAAAGTCCAAACCCAAGAGGCAAACTCAC ATCAAAAAGCAGGGCAAACAAGTGGATATTTCACAGTTTCGTGCACAACTTGATGTGTTGGGcctaaaaataattcaagtgaCTGCAGATGGTAATTGTTTCTTCAG AGCTCTTGCTGATCAACTAGAAGGCAATGAAGAGGAGCATGCGAAATATCGCAGTATGGTGGTACAATATATTTTG AGGAATCGAGAAATGTTTGAGCCATTTATTGAGGATGAGGTCCCATTTGACGACTACTGCCTAAACATGGAGAAGGATGGTACTTGGGCTGGACATATGGAATTGCAAGCTGCTTCTCTTGTAACACGCAGTAACATATGCATTCACAGG AGTATGTCGCCTCGCTGGTACATAAGGAACTTTGAAGATCAATGTTTTCATATGGTTCATTT ATCATATCATGATGGTGAGCATTACAATAGCGTGCGATCGAAGGAAGATTCCTGTGAGGGACCAGCTAGACCTATCACAATTAAG GTTGATGCTGATCTTACCAAGAAATCTGATCAAACAAAAGCTGCGGAGAACAAGTGGAAAGGGGGAGCTGGCAGGAACATTATAGATGCTGGATCCATCAAATTGGTTATTGCTGGAACAGGTTGTGCTAATGCTGAAAAAGTTGAAGAG GTTTTACTACAGGTAGATGGTGATGTGGATGCTGCCATAGAGTTTTTGGTAGCAGAACAAGGAACAGAAGAGTGTTCAGTGCGACCTGATTCACTTTCCAATGCTGCAGATAATTCTCCTTGTAATGGCTG GGGTGAAGATAAACAAGCAATAGAAGTGGAGAAGACGTATAGACAGGATGTGGCTAGCAGTAGCAATAATCTTGCTCATGAAAACATTAGTTCCCTACCAGATGATAAG ATCTCTAGAAACCAGCTCTGTCCATGTGGTTCGAAAAAGAAGTATAAAGCTTGTTGTGGAACAGTCAGTGCGAAGGCCTCTAATAAGTTTGTAAT TAGTCAAACTATGGACTCTAGAAAGGGTAGAAGAGAGAGGAAGCATGGCAAGAAAGGAGCAAGCATAAAAGTTGTATCAGCCTGCGGCCCTAGTGGAGGGCCTCCTGACATGGGTGCACTCTGTATTTGA
- the LOC115714279 gene encoding OVARIAN TUMOR DOMAIN-containing deubiquitinating enzyme 7 isoform X12, producing MVKTKHQKSKPKRQTHIKKQGKQVDISQFRAQLDVLGLKIIQVTADGNCFFRALADQLEGNEEEHAKYRSMVVQYILRNREMFEPFIEDEVPFDDYCLNMEKDGTWAGHMELQAASLVTRSNICIHRSMSPRWYIRNFEDQCFHMVHLSYHDGEHYNSVRSKEDSCEGPARPITIKVDADLTKKSDQTKAAENKWKGGAGRNIIDAGSIKLVIAGTGCANAEKVEEVDGDVDAAIEFLVAEQGTEECSVRPDSLSNAADNSPCNGWGEDKQAIEVEKTYRQDVASSSNNLAHENISSLPDDKISRNQLCPCGSKKKYKACCGTVSAKASNKFVISQTMDSRKGRRERKHGKKGASIKVVSACGPSGGPPDMGALCI from the exons ATGGTTAAGACGAAGCATCAAAAGTCCAAACCCAAGAGGCAAACTCAC ATCAAAAAGCAGGGCAAACAAGTGGATATTTCACAGTTTCGTGCACAACTTGATGTGTTGGGcctaaaaataattcaagtgaCTGCAGATGGTAATTGTTTCTTCAG AGCTCTTGCTGATCAACTAGAAGGCAATGAAGAGGAGCATGCGAAATATCGCAGTATGGTGGTACAATATATTTTG AGGAATCGAGAAATGTTTGAGCCATTTATTGAGGATGAGGTCCCATTTGACGACTACTGCCTAAACATGGAGAAGGATGGTACTTGGGCTGGACATATGGAATTGCAAGCTGCTTCTCTTGTAACACGCAGTAACATATGCATTCACAGG AGTATGTCGCCTCGCTGGTACATAAGGAACTTTGAAGATCAATGTTTTCATATGGTTCATTT ATCATATCATGATGGTGAGCATTACAATAGCGTGCGATCGAAGGAAGATTCCTGTGAGGGACCAGCTAGACCTATCACAATTAAG GTTGATGCTGATCTTACCAAGAAATCTGATCAAACAAAAGCTGCGGAGAACAAGTGGAAAGGGGGAGCTGGCAGGAACATTATAGATGCTGGATCCATCAAATTGGTTATTGCTGGAACAGGTTGTGCTAATGCTGAAAAAGTTGAAGAG GTAGATGGTGATGTGGATGCTGCCATAGAGTTTTTGGTAGCAGAACAAGGAACAGAAGAGTGTTCAGTGCGACCTGATTCACTTTCCAATGCTGCAGATAATTCTCCTTGTAATGGCTG GGGTGAAGATAAACAAGCAATAGAAGTGGAGAAGACGTATAGACAGGATGTGGCTAGCAGTAGCAATAATCTTGCTCATGAAAACATTAGTTCCCTACCAGATGATAAG ATCTCTAGAAACCAGCTCTGTCCATGTGGTTCGAAAAAGAAGTATAAAGCTTGTTGTGGAACAGTCAGTGCGAAGGCCTCTAATAAGTTTGTAAT TAGTCAAACTATGGACTCTAGAAAGGGTAGAAGAGAGAGGAAGCATGGCAAGAAAGGAGCAAGCATAAAAGTTGTATCAGCCTGCGGCCCTAGTGGAGGGCCTCCTGACATGGGTGCACTCTGTATTTGA